The genomic interval ctgtgtctctctttgtgaTGTCACTGGTTGATTTTTTTCAggagattctttttctcttttctttccttcttccccctccttccctccttcctttctctctttgttcctttttctttcttcctctttcttccctccttacttcctctttccctccctctctcttccttcctttctttttcttaaacaagATTCGAAGTAATTGTTTCCATTATACTCAGCATTCCTGTGGCTCAGCCTTCACATGCGCACACAAGTATAGATAACCAGGCATCTATGTACCCACTGCATCTGCCTGATCTAGCCCACATTTTACCAAGCCCTCTGCTGGTTGCTCTGTTGGAATATAGTCAGCGCTCATATGAATCTGATGTTTTCTGTCATAAGGAAGCTCACTCATCAAGAAAATCAAGTCCAAATCATCAAGGCCAAGGGAGACTCCCCATTAGGAGGGGGAAGTTGTGACAAACCCTGCTCTTGGCCCCTGGGACAGACACAACCTCCCCTAAGATACTCTTGAGGGACACTGCAAGCCTTGGAGATGTTGCTCATTTGTGGGTGTGGTCATGACTGGCCTCTGGAAAGTATGAATGGACTGAACTGAAGGCTGAGGGAAACCACTAGAGAGTAACCAGAGTATGTGATCATAGGGTCCATTACCCTTACTTGAAGCtggtgcatatgtgtgtgtggggggagggggggtgctctGCTGTCTGCCACAGGAGAAGCAGAGTGATCCAGAAAGGCACACTCTTGCACACGGAGCCTCTGGTCTGACACCAaatgaggcagggcttgaacaaCAGCTAAGGGTGATGCATGCTTCTGAGAAGAAGGCTGTGCACTAAGATTGACATGATTGGAACTCTAGCCTAGTCTAGATGGTCAGGAAATGCTGCTTTTTAGAATTGCATTCATGATTAGGAGTTAGCTGGAAGAAGTGTGTTCTGGCCAGAGGGAATAGCACCTACAGAAGCCCTAAGGCAAAAAAGAATATGGCAATTTGGGGAAACTGAAAGGAGGCCACTATATCATAATCCCGACTCTAAGAGAGACCACAGGACAGATATGGTGTTTGCTGGGGGTATGGGAGGTGAAAGTGAACCTGCCTTCAGCCATACTGCCCCACCAACATGACCTAGAGAGAAGGGGCTTCAGCGAGTGTTACAAGGAGGATGGGCCTGGAAGGAAACAGGGCTTAAGGCTCTCACTGCCTCCAAAGTTAGCAAACAGAGCCTTAGGCACTCCACAACACTAAAAGGAAGGTCCAGAGATGCTCAGCAGCAGTTGCCGAAAACTTATCTGacagggcgcctcggtggctcagatGATTGAGCAGAGgattcttgatttccgctcaggtcataatcccagggtcatgggatcgagccctgacacaggctccacgttgagcatggagcctgcttaagattctctctctgtgctcctctccccctctcttgcaGGGacacactctctaaaaaaaaagaaaagaaaagcttatcTAGCAAGGGAGAAGAGTCTGAGAAGAGGCTGAGATGTGACTGCTTCTGGGAAGGGCTTTCCTTCATTCAGAGCTCCTGCTCTTTCAACTCTTTTGGGGTGACTCCATTGTTAAATGAAAGGGGACAACTaaagatttgttttcctttgttttaatatCCTTATCTGGCGAAACTAACAGTTGCTTCTTCGTTTTGGAAAGCACTCTGTCCTGTGAAACCTTAAAGTCTGGATGCCACAGCGTCAGAGTTGACAAAATTCTTTGACTGCCAGCACCACAATTAAGGCACCAACCACACCTGTAAGATAGGTGAGTTTCCATTTCACAGACCAGGAAACCGGCTCAGGGAAGCTCAGTGACTTGGCAGAGTCACGCAGCAGTCGGTAAGAGGTTGAGAAGAGCCTCTAGCACTGCAGCAGCCCAAGCTTGGCTTAGAGCGCAAAGCCGGGCGCGATCTTCTCACAACACCCAACTGTCTTCAGCAATTCAGCAGATGCGGCAACTAGGAGGGGAAGTACTAGCACCTGCCTGGTCTGGCGTCTAAGCGCAGGGCGGAGGGCTCCGCGGGCTTTGGGGTCGGCTCACCTTGTCCTCTGGGTCCTTCACCTCCACGAACATGCCGAGCCCGGGGGTGGCCGGCTGGTACTCCTCCGCTGCTTGTCATACATTTGCGTCCGGTAGTTTCCTGGAGGTCAGATGAGCGCGAGGTGGCATGGAGTCGGCCCACGCCAGGACGCGGCGAGACCGGCTGCTCCCGGCTCTGGAAGAGCTGACTCTCCCTACCCCAAGGTCTTGTTTCAAACTCTCCCCCTCCGCCCGCACCTATAATTATGGTCTCGTCCGGAATCTCTTCAATAAAGCTCTTTGTGGTCTCCCCGATATGGAAGTCAAGCCCGCCTTCACTGGGCGCAAAACACCCTTCCCACTCGCACTTGGCATCCACCCTACTCTTGTCTCGGCAGCCGCTGCAGGCGGCGCGTGGTAACCTTGACGCCGCCGCGGGACATGCCGGGATAGCGAGTTCGACCAGCTGGACTACAAGTCCCGAGATGCCCCGCGGCCTCTGCCGGGCATTACCAGAATAGGGAGCTGCTACCGCCTGGAGTCGAATTGGCGCTCATGAATTGAAACCTTTGCGTGGATCTTTTTGGTGATCCGGCAAGTGGTAGCGATTCTTAGCTTTTTACAGATGCTGCAAGTATCTGCAGTATGTTTGTGGTCGCAGTGAATCATGAGCTCATACAGAATTGAAACCGAGGATCCCTGACTTTCCTCCGCATTGCAAGAGTGCACgaatttatctttgaaaaaaaaaggaagaccaatatatatatatatatatatatatatatatatatatatatatatatataaagaggggggcacctgggtggttcagtcctttaagcatccgactcttgatctcggctcaggtcatgatctcacggtttgtagatttgagccccatgtcaggctttacgctgacagcgcagagcctgcttgggattccctctctccctcgcctgcttgttctctctctgtctctctctcaaaataaataaacctaaaacaaaacaaaacaaacaaagcctgGGAGACTCTCTTTACCATTTCCTTGCCTCCCAAACCCATCCATTCCTAAATCTCATCTACTCTGGTCTGTATGGCTCCAGGAACCAGCACCCCCTTCCCAACCAGGTAAAGGAGTATTAATGGGGGTCTTGGGGCAGAGTCACCCCGTTTTGGagagctctgtgctcagtgtgagATCAGCAGAGGTCTGAATACCCTGGATTTACTGTCCTTCCTGGATTTTATACAAATTCTACCGTATTTTGGCAGGTCTTGGAGTTAGCAGTTTATGATTGTGCCATGTCAAGGTTTCACAGAAATCATAGGTGTTCTCTCTAATTTACATCctctttggtgttttgtttggCCCTAAGAAGAAAATTTGATGAGAATGTGTTGACATTTCCCCCTCATTGGAAGTCtttacctcatttttcttttttctttctttctttctttctttctttctttctttctttctgcttatttatttattttggagggagggagggacagagagagagagagagagagagagagagagagagaatcacaggcaggATCCCCattgtcactgcagagcccgatatggggctgcatctcaggaactgtgagttcatgacttgagctgaaatcaagagttagatgcttaagtgactgagctacccagaggcCCCACCATTTTTCTTAACAGTAACAATATAACATAATCGTGGTTCATACagtaccttatttttttaaccattcctCTGATGAAGTAGTTAAATTTTCTTCCCCCCTAATTATTTGCTCTTTTGTAttgctgaaataaaaattcatgttcattttctaaaaaagCATTACTGTAGGACATAGTTTTTTGATAAGAGATCACAAAATTGTCCTTTCAAACTTTGTGCCAATTTACAGTCTCACCAACAATGTGTCCTGGTGCTTATTCTCCACCCTCTGGTCAAACATTTTCAAGCTTTTTAATCTTTGCAAAATCAGTGGATGAAAAGTTgtatttccctttatttaccacttacttcctttccttcccacccttttaatttttctcttttttgtttatttatttatttttgagagacagcacacacagacgggcagagagagagggaaacatagaatctgaagccgactccaggctctaagctgtcagcacagagcctgatgtggtgcaccaacccatgaaccatgatatcatgacctgagccgaagttggctgcttagccaactgagccacctcggctCCCTCCcgtccttttaatttttgtttcctcagATACTGAGTATGTCTTATTGGTCATttgatttcttctgtgaattgctGATTGTGTTTTTCTTGGTGTCATTACAACTACATGCTATTAGTGTTGATGTAACCATCGTTCAGAATTAACAAATGATTGCAGAgttaataaatgataatattttataagaGCTTAtagtatttgtaaaattaaactttttatgttgagataattatagattcacaagAAACAACACAGTTGCAAGAAACAACACAGAGAGATCCAGTGTACCAattacccagtttcccccattGTAAATCTTGCCCAAGTATAACGTAATATCACAAACAAGgcattgacattgatacagtcaagacacagaacatttccatcaccacaggAATATAATATTGACCTATTGTAGCCTACCTTCCTACTCCTTTACCCCATCTTTAACCCCAGACAACGAGTCTATGTTCTACATTTCTatgattttgtcatttcaaggatgttctataaatggaatcatacagtatgcaacCTTTTGAGATTGGTCTTTTCCACTAAGCATAACTCTCTTGAGATTTATTCAATTTATTGCATGTTTCAACAGCTTCTTTTTATAGGAAAAGTAACCATTACACACAATGAATAAAGTTATAATTCTGTGATATCCACAACGGATAGGTAAGAACAGAACTGTTACAAGAGCAGAGTTTTTGTGTGTTACTGAAGGTAAACTGGTATAAATTCAAATCCGAGTGAGATAACTTTAGGATGTTAAATGTCATCTCGGTggtaatcacaaagaaaatagccataggatatacacaaaaggaattgagaaaggaatttaaatgaTTCACTActaaaaaattaactaaatgcAAAGAAGACAGTAAATGTAGGAAGTGGGGGACAGAAAAAGCTATAaggcaaatagaaaacaaaatagcaaacaGCAGAAAGAAGTCCCTCCTTATCagcatttactttaaatttttttgagaagccgggggagggcagagggagagggagtgagagaatctcaagcaggctccacgctcagtgcagagcccaatgcagggctcgatctcacagccatgagatcatgacttgagctaaaatcaagagttggacacttagctgactgagctatccaggcatccCCGTATCAGTAATTACTCAAAAATTtctttaacgttcatttatttttgagagacagaaatagagtgccagcgggggaggggcagagggagagggagacacagaatcagaagcaggctccaggctccaagctgtcagcacagagctggatgggctcgaacccacaaattgtgacattgtgacctgagccaaagtcagatgcttaaccgactggctacccaggcacccctcagtaattattttaaatgtagatgcattaggggcatctggatgactcagtcagttgagcttccgacttcagctcaggtcatggtctcgcagttcatgagtttgagccctgcatagggctctgtgctaacaaacagctaggagcctggagcatgctttggattctgtgtgtgtctctctctccccctcccctgctcatgatctgcctctctctgtctctcaaaaataaataaatgttaaaaaaaaagttaaatgtaggTGCATTAAATTctttaatcaaaagacaaaggttgggaaaatggataaaatcatgacccaactatatgctgtctataagacgCTCACTTTAGACCCAGAGACAAAAATAGGTTTGAAAGTGCAAGAATAGAAAAAGCTATGCCACATAAACAGTTACCAGAATAGAGCAGGGAGACTATActagtatcagacaaaatagactttaaatcaaaaaggTTACAAGGTATGGTAATGGTacaaaaagaactaaatagatTTATGCAACAGGATAGAgtccataaataaacccacatttatatggtcaactaatcaacaaaggaagcaagaatatataatggagaaaataaacctcttcaataaatggtgttgggaaaactggcagctatatgcaaaaaaaaaaaaaaaaaaaaagtgaaccactttcttacaccatacacaaaataaacccCAAAGGAATTAAAGGCCTAAATATAAGATCTAAAATCATAAATCTtcatgggaaaagatatttgcaaatgacatatcggacaaagggctagtatccaaaatctataaagagctcaccaaactccacacctgaaaaacaaataatccagtgaagaaatgggcagaaaacatgaatagacacttctctaaagaagacatccggatggccaacaggcagatgaaaagatgctcaacgttgctcctcatcagggaaatacaaatcaaaaccacactcagatatcacctcacgccagtcagagtggccaaaatgaacaaatcaggagactatagatgctggagaggatgtggagaaacgggaaccctcttgcactgttggtgggaatgcaaactggtgcagctgctctggaaaacagtgtggaggttcctcaaaaaaattaaaaatagacctaccctatggcccagcagtagcactgctaggaatttgcccaagggatacaggagtactgatgcataggggcacttgtaccccaatgtttatagcagcactctcaacaatagccaaattatggaaagagcctaaatgtccatcaactgatgaatggataaagaaattgtggtttatatacacaatggagtactacgtggcaatgagaaaggatgaaatatggccctttgtagcaacgtggatggaactggagagtgtgatgctaagtgaaataagccatacagagaaagacagataccatatgttttcactcttatgtggatcctgagaaacttaacagaaacccatgggggaggggaagggaaaaaaaaaagaggttagagtgggagagagccaaagcataagagactcttaaaaactgagaacaaactgagggttgatggggggtggaagggaggggagggtgggtgatgggtattgaggagggcaccttttgggatgagcgctgggtgttgtatggaaaccaatttgtcgataaatttcatatattgaaaaaaataataaatcttctaaacaatggggcaccttggtggctcagtcggttaagcatccgactttggctcaggtcatgatctcgtggttcgtgagtgctgacagcccagagcctggagcctgcttcggattctgtgtgtctctctctgcccctccgctgctctctctgtctctgtctgtctgtctgtctgcctctctcactctctcaaaaataaataaacactaaaaaaaaaaaaaaacttctaaaggaTAACATAGACAGCAATCTCTGGGGCATTGATCTTAGAAACATATTTATGAAAgggaaagcaagggaaacaaaagcaaaattaaactgttGGGACCGTGTCAAACTGAAAAGGTttttgcacatcaaaggaaaccatccaTAAAATGCacaggcaacctactgaatgggagaaaatatttgcaaatgatgtatctgataaagggttaatatctaaaatatatgaagagctcATACAATTCCACACCATCAAATCTCACAagaacaaacaacccccccccaaacaaTATGACTAAAAAGCAGATAgaaggggcgcctcggtggctcagttctcgtccaattcttgatttcggcggagtctgctttggattctgtctctccctctctctctgcccctcccatcctccctccctctctgtctctcaaattaaataaataaacattaaaaaaataaaaaaatagacagaggacctgaatagacatttttccaaagagacaaacagatgaccaacagacacatgaaaagatgctcaacatcacttatcatcagggaagtgcaaaacaaaatcacaatgaggtatcaccctCCAggagtcagaatggctagaatcaaaaagacaagaaaaaacaagtgttggtgaggatgtgaagaaaggcaACTCTTGtgattattggtgggaatgtaaactgatgcaacCTCTGTGGTAAAtgatatggagattcctcaaaaacttaaaaatataaataccacacAGTCCTGTAATCCCACTACTGGGcacccaaagaaaacgaaaacactaatttgaaatcCCTATATTCATTGcatcattattttgagagaaaaatagagagcgagcaggggaggggcagggggagagggagacagaattccaagcaggctctaagctgtcagtgcagagcccaaagtggggctcgaactcctgagctgtgagatcatgacctgagatgatatcaagagccagacgtttaacccactgagccaccaggctcccctgaaGTATGTACTTTATATGGAACCCAATTTATTCTTTTgtggtttgtgcttttggtgtcacatctaaaACAAATCTTTCTCTAATCCCAGGTTGGaaaaattttctcttatgttttcttccagaaattttacagttttagctcATATTTAGATAAGGGCCTGTAATtcgttttgagttaatttttgtgtgtgatgtgaaGTAAGGTttgatattatcattattaaaaaaatttcttataagattttttttaatctttattttgagatacaaagcgtgagcaggggagaggcagagagagagggagacacagaatctgaagcaggctccaggctctgagccatcagcacagagcctgacgtggggctcaaacccacgagcaagatcatgacatgagctgaagttggatgcttaaccgattgagccacccaggtgcccctaaaaaattttttttaatgtctatttatttttgagagagagagaaagagagagagagagcgagagagagcgcatgagtgggaggaggggcagagagagaggagacacagaatccaaagcagactccaggctctaagctgttagcatagagcctgatgcggggcttgaacccgtgaactgtgagatcatgacttgagccgaagttggacacttaactgactgagccacccagatgctcctattattattattattattattttttataacaatgtttttaaagtaggttccatgccctgcatggggttgaactcacaccctgagatcaagagtcacatactgcactgagccagctgggtgccccaggTTTGAtagtacttttaaatttttatttgcatttggcCATTTAATTGTTCAAACACCATTTGTTAGAAAGGCTATCCTTTCTCCTTTGGACTGTCTTTTTTTACCTTCGTCAAAAGTCAGTTGTACAAATACATGTGGGTCTGTCTCTGGACTGTATTCTGTACTGCTAATCTACTTACCTATCTTTATGTCAATACCACACtgcgtttttttttaatttttaaaaaatatttttatttatttttgagagggagagagacaaagcacgagttgggtagtggcagagagagagagggagacacagaatctgaagcaggctccaggctctgagctgtcagcacagagcctgatgcagggcttgaactcataaaccacaagatcatgacctgagctgaagtcagatgcttaaccaacttagccacccacgcgcccctttACCATGTTGTGTTGTTAAATGtggctttataataagtctttaAATCAGGTAGTTTTAGTcctcaaactgtttttttttttctatttccaagttgttttggccattctagtgcatttccatatgaagcatcatattgttaattttttaggaaaaaaatgtgctGGGCTTCTGAGTGGGGTTTTGTTGAATTTATAGACCAATGTGAGGAAAATTATTATCTTAACATTAGTGAGTCTTCTGGCCCCTGAACAcgtgtatcttttcatttatgtaatctttaatttttttattccttatcatctttttttgtagtttttggttATTAAATCAGTTGAATGGAATAAGatagttcacttttttttcctgtacgTGCTTTGCTAGCTATTCACAGCTAATCACAGTGAAAAGTGAGGCCAACCTGAAAGTGACATATATCATTTCAATTCACTACCCATTTGCTGAAGCTAATCATATGTAAGGGGGCCAGGaagtacaattcttttttttttttttaagtttatttttgaggcaaggg from Panthera uncia isolate 11264 chromosome A1 unlocalized genomic scaffold, Puncia_PCG_1.0 HiC_scaffold_17, whole genome shotgun sequence carries:
- the LOC125935120 gene encoding uncharacterized protein LOC125935120, coding for MFDQRVENKHQDTLLAVAAPYSGNARQRPRGISGLVVQLVELAIPACPAAASRLPRAACSGCRDKSRVDAKCEWEGCFAPSEGGLDFHIGETTKSFIEEIPDETIIIGAGGGGEFETRPWGRESQLFQSREQPVSPRPGVGRLHATSRSSDLQETTGRKCMTSSGGVPAGHPRARHVRGGEGPRGQGVVGALIVVLAVKEFCQL